A genomic stretch from Juglans microcarpa x Juglans regia isolate MS1-56 chromosome 3S, Jm3101_v1.0, whole genome shotgun sequence includes:
- the LOC121257120 gene encoding transcription factor PRE6-like, which yields MSSRRSRSRQQTGASRNITDEQIADLVSKLQQLIPEIRNRRSDTVSASKVLQETCNYIRSLHREVDDLSDRLSDLLATTDTDSAQAAIIRSLLSQ from the exons ATGTCTAGCAGAAGATCCCGTTCCAGGCAGCAGACAGGTGCTTCCAGGAATATCACTGATGAGCAGATCGCCGATCTTGTTTCTAAGTTACAGCAACTTATCCCTGAGATCCGCAATAGGCGCTCTGACACG GTATCGGCTTCCAAGGTTTTGCAGGAGACTTGCAACTATATCAGAAGCTTACACAGAGAAGTGGATGACCTAAGCGACCGCTTGTCCGACCTTTTGGCTACAACAGACACTGACAGCGCTCAAGCGGCCATTATCAGGAGTTTACTTTCGCAATAG